A part of Oncorhynchus masou masou isolate Uvic2021 chromosome 21, UVic_Omas_1.1, whole genome shotgun sequence genomic DNA contains:
- the LOC135508144 gene encoding protein phosphatase 1A isoform X4: protein MGAFLDKPKMEKHNAHGEGNSLTYGLSSMQGWRVEMEDAHTAVIGLPHGLDPWSFFAVYDGHAGSQVAKYCCEHLLEHITSNPDFQSGLEPNVESVKIGIRTGFLQIDEHMRNISEKKHGVDRSGSTAVGVMISPGHIYFINCGDSRGLLSRGGAVHFFTQDHKPSNPLEKERIQNAGGSVMIQRVNGSLAVSRALGDFDYKCVHGKGPTEQLVSPEPEVYAIERSEVEDEFIVLACDGIWDVMANEELCDFVRSRLEVTNDLERVCNEIVDTCLYKGSRDNMSVVLICLPGAPKVTADAVKREAELDKYLESRVEEIIKKQGNEGVPDLVHVMRTLASESIPNLPPGGELASKRNVVEAVYNKLNPYRSDDTL from the exons ATGGGGGCGTTTTTGGACAAGCCAAAGATGGAGAAGCACAATGCTCATGGTGAGGGGAACAGTCTGACCTATGGCCTGAGCAGCATGCAGGGCtggagggtggagatggaggatgcGCACACGGCAGTCATTGGCCTGCCTCATGGGCTCGACCCTTGGTCCTTCTTTGCTGTCTATGATGGGCATGCTGGCTCCCAGGTGGCCAAATACTGCTGTGAGCACCTGCTGGAGCACATCACCAGCAACCCAGACTTCCAGAGTGGTCTGGAGCCCAACGTAGAGAGTGTGAAGATCGGCATCCGCACAGGTTTCCTGCAGATTGACGAGCACATGCGGAACATCTCAGAGAAGAAGCACGGTGTGGACCGCAGTGGCTCAACTGCGGTGGGGGTCATGATTTCCCCAGGCCACATCTATTTCATCAACTGTGGAGACTCCCGGGGTCTTCTGAGCCGTGGAGGAGCTGTGCACTTCTTCACACAGGACCACAAGCCCAGCAACCCACTGGAGAAGGAGAGGATTCAAAACGCCGGAGGCTCTGTCATGATCCAGAGAGTGAACGGCTCTCTGGCTGTGTCCCGGGCCCTGGGAGACTTCGACTACAAGTGTGTGCATGGCAAGGGCCCCACTGAGCAGCTGGTTTCACCAGAGCCTGAGGTGTATGCCATTGAAAGGTCTGAGGTGGAAGATGAGTTTATTGTCCTAGCCTGCGATGGCATCTGGGATGTCATGGCCAATGAGGAACTGTGTGACTTTGTCAGGTCCAGGCTAGAGGTGACCAATGACCTTGAGAGAGTCTGCAATGAAATTGTTGACACTTGCTTGTACAAG GGGAGTCGGGACAATATGAGCGTTGTGCTGATCTGCCTCCCAGGGGCTCCAAAGGTGACTGCAGATGCCGTGAAAAGGGAAGCAGAGCTGGATAAGTACCTCGAGAGCAGAGTAGAAG AGATCATTAAGAAGCAGGGAAACGAAGGGGTTCCAGACTTGGTCCACGTGATGCGGACGTTAGCATCAGAGAGCATCCCTAACCTCCCTCCTGGGGGTGAACTGGCCAGCAA GCGAAACGTTGTTGAAGCGGTGTACAACAAACTCAACCCATACCGAAGTGACGACACA
- the LOC135508144 gene encoding protein phosphatase 1A isoform X3, with translation MGAFLDKPKMEKHNAHGEGNSLTYGLSSMQGWRVEMEDAHTAVIGLPHGLDPWSFFAVYDGHAGSQVAKYCCEHLLEHITSNPDFQSGLEPNVESVKIGIRTGFLQIDEHMRNISEKKHGVDRSGSTAVGVMISPGHIYFINCGDSRGLLSRGGAVHFFTQDHKPSNPLEKERIQNAGGSVMIQRVNGSLAVSRALGDFDYKCVHGKGPTEQLVSPEPEVYAIERSEVEDEFIVLACDGIWDVMANEELCDFVRSRLEVTNDLERVCNEIVDTCLYKGSRDNMSVVLICLPGAPKVTADAVKREAELDKYLESRVEEIIKKQGNEGVPDLVHVMRTLASESIPNLPPGGELASKRNVVEAVYNKLNPYRSDDTDILFFRGFS, from the exons ATGGGGGCGTTTTTGGACAAGCCAAAGATGGAGAAGCACAATGCTCATGGTGAGGGGAACAGTCTGACCTATGGCCTGAGCAGCATGCAGGGCtggagggtggagatggaggatgcGCACACGGCAGTCATTGGCCTGCCTCATGGGCTCGACCCTTGGTCCTTCTTTGCTGTCTATGATGGGCATGCTGGCTCCCAGGTGGCCAAATACTGCTGTGAGCACCTGCTGGAGCACATCACCAGCAACCCAGACTTCCAGAGTGGTCTGGAGCCCAACGTAGAGAGTGTGAAGATCGGCATCCGCACAGGTTTCCTGCAGATTGACGAGCACATGCGGAACATCTCAGAGAAGAAGCACGGTGTGGACCGCAGTGGCTCAACTGCGGTGGGGGTCATGATTTCCCCAGGCCACATCTATTTCATCAACTGTGGAGACTCCCGGGGTCTTCTGAGCCGTGGAGGAGCTGTGCACTTCTTCACACAGGACCACAAGCCCAGCAACCCACTGGAGAAGGAGAGGATTCAAAACGCCGGAGGCTCTGTCATGATCCAGAGAGTGAACGGCTCTCTGGCTGTGTCCCGGGCCCTGGGAGACTTCGACTACAAGTGTGTGCATGGCAAGGGCCCCACTGAGCAGCTGGTTTCACCAGAGCCTGAGGTGTATGCCATTGAAAGGTCTGAGGTGGAAGATGAGTTTATTGTCCTAGCCTGCGATGGCATCTGGGATGTCATGGCCAATGAGGAACTGTGTGACTTTGTCAGGTCCAGGCTAGAGGTGACCAATGACCTTGAGAGAGTCTGCAATGAAATTGTTGACACTTGCTTGTACAAG GGGAGTCGGGACAATATGAGCGTTGTGCTGATCTGCCTCCCAGGGGCTCCAAAGGTGACTGCAGATGCCGTGAAAAGGGAAGCAGAGCTGGATAAGTACCTCGAGAGCAGAGTAGAAG AGATCATTAAGAAGCAGGGAAACGAAGGGGTTCCAGACTTGGTCCACGTGATGCGGACGTTAGCATCAGAGAGCATCCCTAACCTCCCTCCTGGGGGTGAACTGGCCAGCAA GCGAAACGTTGTTGAAGCGGTGTACAACAAACTCAACCCATACCGAAGTGACGACACA
- the LOC135508144 gene encoding protein phosphatase 1A isoform X1, with the protein MGAFLDKPKMEKHNAHGEGNSLTYGLSSMQGWRVEMEDAHTAVIGLPHGLDPWSFFAVYDGHAGSQVAKYCCEHLLEHITSNPDFQSGLEPNVESVKIGIRTGFLQIDEHMRNISEKKHGVDRSGSTAVGVMISPGHIYFINCGDSRGLLSRGGAVHFFTQDHKPSNPLEKERIQNAGGSVMIQRVNGSLAVSRALGDFDYKCVHGKGPTEQLVSPEPEVYAIERSEVEDEFIVLACDGIWDVMANEELCDFVRSRLEVTNDLERVCNEIVDTCLYKGSRDNMSVVLICLPGAPKVTADAVKREAELDKYLESRVEEIIKKQGNEGVPDLVHVMRTLASESIPNLPPGGELASKRNVVEAVYNKLNPYRSDDTVSISWRLLSTHKSLFI; encoded by the exons ATGGGGGCGTTTTTGGACAAGCCAAAGATGGAGAAGCACAATGCTCATGGTGAGGGGAACAGTCTGACCTATGGCCTGAGCAGCATGCAGGGCtggagggtggagatggaggatgcGCACACGGCAGTCATTGGCCTGCCTCATGGGCTCGACCCTTGGTCCTTCTTTGCTGTCTATGATGGGCATGCTGGCTCCCAGGTGGCCAAATACTGCTGTGAGCACCTGCTGGAGCACATCACCAGCAACCCAGACTTCCAGAGTGGTCTGGAGCCCAACGTAGAGAGTGTGAAGATCGGCATCCGCACAGGTTTCCTGCAGATTGACGAGCACATGCGGAACATCTCAGAGAAGAAGCACGGTGTGGACCGCAGTGGCTCAACTGCGGTGGGGGTCATGATTTCCCCAGGCCACATCTATTTCATCAACTGTGGAGACTCCCGGGGTCTTCTGAGCCGTGGAGGAGCTGTGCACTTCTTCACACAGGACCACAAGCCCAGCAACCCACTGGAGAAGGAGAGGATTCAAAACGCCGGAGGCTCTGTCATGATCCAGAGAGTGAACGGCTCTCTGGCTGTGTCCCGGGCCCTGGGAGACTTCGACTACAAGTGTGTGCATGGCAAGGGCCCCACTGAGCAGCTGGTTTCACCAGAGCCTGAGGTGTATGCCATTGAAAGGTCTGAGGTGGAAGATGAGTTTATTGTCCTAGCCTGCGATGGCATCTGGGATGTCATGGCCAATGAGGAACTGTGTGACTTTGTCAGGTCCAGGCTAGAGGTGACCAATGACCTTGAGAGAGTCTGCAATGAAATTGTTGACACTTGCTTGTACAAG GGGAGTCGGGACAATATGAGCGTTGTGCTGATCTGCCTCCCAGGGGCTCCAAAGGTGACTGCAGATGCCGTGAAAAGGGAAGCAGAGCTGGATAAGTACCTCGAGAGCAGAGTAGAAG AGATCATTAAGAAGCAGGGAAACGAAGGGGTTCCAGACTTGGTCCACGTGATGCGGACGTTAGCATCAGAGAGCATCCCTAACCTCCCTCCTGGGGGTGAACTGGCCAGCAA GCGAAACGTTGTTGAAGCGGTGTACAACAAACTCAACCCATACCGAAGTGACGACACAGTAAGTATCTCCTGGCGGCTGCTATCCACTCACAAAAGCTTGTTTATTTGA
- the LOC135508144 gene encoding protein phosphatase 1A isoform X2: MGAFLDKPKMEKHNAHGEGNSLTYGLSSMQGWRVEMEDAHTAVIGLPHGLDPWSFFAVYDGHAGSQVAKYCCEHLLEHITSNPDFQSGLEPNVESVKIGIRTGFLQIDEHMRNISEKKHGVDRSGSTAVGVMISPGHIYFINCGDSRGLLSRGGAVHFFTQDHKPSNPLEKERIQNAGGSVMIQRVNGSLAVSRALGDFDYKCVHGKGPTEQLVSPEPEVYAIERSEVEDEFIVLACDGIWDVMANEELCDFVRSRLEVTNDLERVCNEIVDTCLYKGSRDNMSVVLICLPGAPKVTADAVKREAELDKYLESRVEEIIKKQGNEGVPDLVHVMRTLASESIPNLPPGGELASKRNVVEAVYNKLNPYRSDDTDSASTDDMW; encoded by the exons ATGGGGGCGTTTTTGGACAAGCCAAAGATGGAGAAGCACAATGCTCATGGTGAGGGGAACAGTCTGACCTATGGCCTGAGCAGCATGCAGGGCtggagggtggagatggaggatgcGCACACGGCAGTCATTGGCCTGCCTCATGGGCTCGACCCTTGGTCCTTCTTTGCTGTCTATGATGGGCATGCTGGCTCCCAGGTGGCCAAATACTGCTGTGAGCACCTGCTGGAGCACATCACCAGCAACCCAGACTTCCAGAGTGGTCTGGAGCCCAACGTAGAGAGTGTGAAGATCGGCATCCGCACAGGTTTCCTGCAGATTGACGAGCACATGCGGAACATCTCAGAGAAGAAGCACGGTGTGGACCGCAGTGGCTCAACTGCGGTGGGGGTCATGATTTCCCCAGGCCACATCTATTTCATCAACTGTGGAGACTCCCGGGGTCTTCTGAGCCGTGGAGGAGCTGTGCACTTCTTCACACAGGACCACAAGCCCAGCAACCCACTGGAGAAGGAGAGGATTCAAAACGCCGGAGGCTCTGTCATGATCCAGAGAGTGAACGGCTCTCTGGCTGTGTCCCGGGCCCTGGGAGACTTCGACTACAAGTGTGTGCATGGCAAGGGCCCCACTGAGCAGCTGGTTTCACCAGAGCCTGAGGTGTATGCCATTGAAAGGTCTGAGGTGGAAGATGAGTTTATTGTCCTAGCCTGCGATGGCATCTGGGATGTCATGGCCAATGAGGAACTGTGTGACTTTGTCAGGTCCAGGCTAGAGGTGACCAATGACCTTGAGAGAGTCTGCAATGAAATTGTTGACACTTGCTTGTACAAG GGGAGTCGGGACAATATGAGCGTTGTGCTGATCTGCCTCCCAGGGGCTCCAAAGGTGACTGCAGATGCCGTGAAAAGGGAAGCAGAGCTGGATAAGTACCTCGAGAGCAGAGTAGAAG AGATCATTAAGAAGCAGGGAAACGAAGGGGTTCCAGACTTGGTCCACGTGATGCGGACGTTAGCATCAGAGAGCATCCCTAACCTCCCTCCTGGGGGTGAACTGGCCAGCAA GCGAAACGTTGTTGAAGCGGTGTACAACAAACTCAACCCATACCGAAGTGACGACACA